From Methanomicrobiales archaeon HGW-Methanomicrobiales-1, a single genomic window includes:
- a CDS encoding 2,5-diamino-6-(ribosylamino)-4(3H)-pyrimidinone 5'-phosphate reductase, producing MRPYVVVNVAMSADGKISTRERRQVKISGAQDFKRVDRLKAGADAVMVGIGTVLADDPSLTVKSEECRVHRVHRGVDEHPVRIVVDSAARIPLEASILHKGPGKRIVAVSRQADPRKITALQEFATVIIAGEQDVDLVTLMDKLGEAGIQRLMVEGGGTLIAGLLSAGLVNEIYSFIGNIIIGGKDAPTFADGAGFISESEFCRLTLIESHRIEKGILLHWHVENS from the coding sequence ATGCGACCGTATGTCGTGGTCAATGTTGCCATGAGTGCCGACGGAAAAATATCCACCCGGGAACGCCGGCAGGTAAAAATTTCCGGTGCACAGGACTTCAAACGCGTTGACCGGCTCAAAGCAGGTGCGGATGCGGTCATGGTCGGGATCGGTACCGTGCTTGCTGACGATCCCTCCCTCACGGTAAAATCCGAGGAATGCCGTGTCCACCGGGTGCACCGCGGCGTGGATGAACATCCGGTTCGTATCGTTGTCGACAGTGCAGCCCGCATCCCGCTGGAAGCATCCATCCTGCACAAGGGACCGGGAAAACGGATTGTTGCGGTCTCGCGACAGGCAGATCCCCGGAAAATTACTGCCCTGCAGGAGTTTGCCACGGTGATTATTGCCGGGGAGCAGGATGTCGACCTGGTAACCCTGATGGACAAGCTGGGTGAAGCGGGCATCCAGCGCCTGATGGTTGAAGGTGGCGGAACTTTGATCGCCGGGCTGTTAAGCGCCGGGCTGGTCAATGAGATTTACTCCTTTATCGGCAACATTATCATCGGGGGAAAAGATGCTCCCACGTTCGCTGACGGGGCGGGATTTATTTCTGAATCAGAGTTTTGCCGGCTCACTCTTATCGAGTCGCACCGGATTGAGAAGGGTATTCTTCTCCACTGGCACGTGGAAAATTCATAA